ACAGTCAAATGGCCATGATTTTGACTCTGGATTGTGGTCGTCCTTTTGCCGAtctatgatgaagtttgtctGCATCAACCACGAGTAACTTGGACATGACAGAAATGTGTTCTCAAAGTTCCTTTGTGATGCAACCTTATGATGGAGTCCATGAACCCACACCTTTGACAGCTTTAGGCCGTGCTATGATAAGCATTAGTGGGATTTTTTGATGCTTCAGTGCTTTAAACAAACCCAttttttctccatttctttcttcttcttcttctacacTTAGATTAGAGATTAATGCAGTCAAccatgtattatttatttgactTGGTGAAAAAGAAGGGCAGAATAGACATTAAACAATTAGATGGAGAAGCAGCACAGCAGCGACTAGGATCTTTccttttatcaaaaaatttatatacattttcAAACAATTGAATTCTTACATACTTACAACAAAtcatttctttgcattttcttgTCCATGCCTTTTATTTCCTCTTCTTACGAGCCGCCTCCTTTACATCTTCAGACCTTAAGCTTTTTGTTTTTCGAAGCTGCGATTCTAGCTTTCGCATAATCCCTTCCCGTTACAGTTAAATCTGTAATAATTCTTTGCTGGGTTCTCGACATCTCGTCTTTCTGCTTGATCTTTGAAGTCTTGACTTGTATTTGAGCTCAATTTTCAGGTGCTTTCCAATCTAGCTCAGTCTCATATACAAGATTAGCACAGTAAACTTTTTTACACCCAATCAGGTTGACTtctgattattattatttttggtcGTTTTCATCtgattatttttgttttgagatCATAGGAAAAAGTTTACTTCTTTGGGTTTTTCCTGTTCCGTATGTATGATATAGTTTTGATTCAGTTTGTGGAACTTCCTTAATTAGATTCTCTTATCTGATTCAAACTTAGTTTCTAGGTTTTGACTTGCATTTGAGTGGAACAGATACTAGCTTCGTCGTTTCtactaataaagatatacaACTTCTTTCCATGATAGCAAAATCATAGCTAGAGCATTTTTTggatttcttaattttcaatttggaTATGATGGGAGGACAATTTAGCAAGAAAAAAGGTGTTGCAAACCCAACcccacctccacctccacctccacctctCAAAATTAATTCCAATTCCCAATACACAGCAGATTTGACGTCATATGAAGATGCTTGTATGCTTGATCCAGACCTGCAAGCCTTTGATACAACCCTCCATGAAAGGACTAATCGTGTCTTGAACTCCCTTTCCACTGGTGTAGAAGTTAGatcattatcttttaattcgCTCAAAGAGGTTACCAATTGCCTTCTGGATATGAACCAAGATGTGGTCAATGTCATTCTACAATGCAAGGAAGATATATGGGATAATAAAGAGTTGTCTGCTTTGGTCAAAGAGTACTTTGAAAGTAGTGCAAAAACATTGGATTTTTGTGCTGCTCTTGAGAGTTGCCTTAAACGAGCTCGAAATAGTCAATTGATCATACAGGTTGCACTTAGGAGGTTCGAGGAAGAAGTAGCATTACATGATGGGGTTGTAGAAACGAAGTACGTAAAGACATTAGAGGAATTACGTAATTTCAAGGCAGCTGGCGATCCTTTTACTGACGAATTTTATATACTCTTCCAGTCAGTATATAGGCAGCAGGTATCCATGTTACAGAAATTACAGCTTCGAAAGAAGAAGCttgataagaaaatgaaatcaaTGGCTGTTCCAATTGTAGTGGATAAATGGTGTAATTCGCTTTGGAATGGTTATATGAAAGCATTGAAGGGGCAGAAGGAGTTGGTAATTTCATTGCAAGTTGGAACTTTCATTGTAATCCAGGATATGGATAACATACGGATCCTTGTCAACAAATTGGAGGCGGAAATCGACGCACTCTTGCAGAATGTCAACATTGCCGTTATTAATGAAGATGCTTTTGAGATTGTGAAGATTGTGATAGATGACATCAAGAAGAAACTGGAGGGGTTCATGCAAACTATTGAGGATTTAGGTGAACATGCTAGTAAGTGTAGTCATGACATAAGACAGGCAAGGACAGTGATTTTGCAGAGGATAATCAGGTATCCTGACCGCTGAAGAAGCCCTTCATTATTTCTTGTGTTGTACTATCGACATGTCAACTTGGTCATCTTATGCAAATTCTTATGCCCCCGTGCTCAGCACAAACTGTTGCATTAGAGTGTCctgtaaaaatattatgatcCGACACCTGTGTAAGCGTGCGGACTGCCCCAGCTGAATAGTTTGCCTTTTCTCCATAAAGGAAATTGGAACACCTTGAGATGACCGACTTGAGTCCAATTTTTATAAGGAATATTACATTATTTAAAAAGCTTATGCTATTCTGTCTCAAAGATGTTCTGTTAAAGTTTTCCCCAACATTGTCTGTCCTGTATTACATTATTGCAGAACTTACAGCATTAGGCAAGTCTGATGCTTGCAAATTGCAATATTTAGAAACATTATTTGCCAAAAGCATTGACTTTGTTATTGCTAATTCATGAATAGGCAGCACATAAATTATGGCTGATCCTAGAGAGAAACATATAGACTAAGATGATTTCATTCTTAGACTTGATTAGTTTCATCAGCTGCCCGAAACATCAAAAAGTGAATTGTAGGCATGGTAATATTGTACTTGTTGGTTTTCAGTTATAGAATTGTTAAGCAGATTTAGGCTAATTGTATATTAATAGGGTCGATGAGTAGGtgcattcttttttttagaaGCGTTGTCCATTAAAGTCTGGCTATATCATAGCAACGGAAAGGACCAATAGACTAAGGTCATTCTGTGGAAAGGGCTTTTGTTCTGACTTCATCGTGAAAAGTTTCTTAAGATCTTTGGGGTGCAACTGCAAAACAGAAATCTACTTCAACTTGTTTAGGATTAAGAAAACAATGTGAACTTAGTTCTGCTTATGTACAAGCAGTGGGGTGAGAAAGGTGATTTTGCTGAAGACTTTTAAAGATCCTTGTTACTTTAGGGCAATGAAGTTACAAGCAGTGTGGTTATCCTGATAGATTTTGTCATGTTCAAGAAGCTTgtgaattgaaataaaaaccTTGCGGTAGATTTAACCCTTGGCTGATTAATAACTGATTATGAGAGCTTAATGCTTATATTTAGCCATGAGTGCTCCTGGTAGTCTTCGACTTTGAAGGTTCTTGCCTTTGTCTCTGTTGCTTTCACACGATTTCCATACCAAATGATTGCCAGATTCGTCATTAAAATATCTTTCTAACAGAAATTTCAAGGCGGAGCAATTTACTTGTTCCCTTGGCGATTGTTGATAAGCTGAGACTAGATCACTTGTTGGATTTCTTGGCTGCTTATCTTGAACTTAAACATTTTTCTTAGATGAATACTTTTACTACTGGCTTACATCCCAGtctctcaattaaattatatcgAGTACTTTCTCCGGATGATAGTAATTCCATTTTGATTTCTGAGCAACTTTtgactaattaaatatttaataaaaggaACAATTTATCACCATTCTCATTTCCATTTAGAATGAGGTTTAATTTGCCCCGCCCCCCCCGCCTGAACTTGGAGCTGAAGTTCAAATCACCTCTTTTGATCTTTTTCGGTCATTTTAGCTCAATATTTAGCATGTTTGGCTCATTTTAACCCTTTTTAGCTCATTTTAACCCTTTTTgtaaaatgtcaaaaaataaaagagtgaAGGGCACTTTCCATAAAAAAGCATGATActagaaaacaaataatatatatagtcctaaataaaataaaataaaaaataactatatttattaatataaaaaaataatatttttatgcaacTCTTTGCTCCTGCAACAACAATTTCGCCTTGGCGATTGTTGATAAGCTGAGACTAGATCACTTGTTGGATTTCTTGGCTGCTTATCTTGAACTTAAACATTTTTCTTAGATGAATACTTTTACTACTGGCTTACATCCCAGtctctcaattaaattatatcgAGTACTTTCTCCGGATGATAGTAATTCCATTTTGATTTCTGAGCAACTTTtgactaattaaatattgaataaaaggAACAATTTATCACCATTCTCATTTCCATTTAGAATGAGGTTTAATTTGCGCCCCCCCACCCCACCCCCCCTTCTCCCGCCGAACTTGTAGCAAATCACCTCTTTTGATCTTTTTCGGCCATTTTAGCTCAATATTTAACAGGTTTGGCTCATTTTAACCCTTTtttgtcaaaaaataaaagagtgaAGGGCACTTTTCATAAAAAAGCGTGATActagaaaacaaataataaatatagtcctaaataaaataaaaaatataaaaaataatatttttatgcaacTCTTTGCTCCTGCAACAACATTTTCGCCTTTATCTACAGTAACCACCGACTCTATTTACGATAACCACCGCATCTATCTAGGACGACCACAACCTCTATCTACAGTAACACCATCACTATGAGTAACAACTAGTCAATCGCAACAACTATCATCTCTTGCAATGAGGACAGTTGCAATAAACATACCAAACAGAAAAACATAACTAGCAATTAACAATAATGGCATCAAAAAACCTGCAAATAACATCAACAACAATCATAtctaaacaaagaataaataaatcaaattgttttaaacataGAACAACTcatttttctatctttttactctcttaaaaatttaatttaatttaattgaagatATAAACAATTATATCTGATCTTCTAAAAGTTAAAAGCTTAAATACCATAtcatatctctttctttttctaatttataaaatcaaaagaaaataaaactgtTTATTTTAGTTCAAGAACATAAACAagactttgaaataaaaaaaaaaatatgcataattttttttattattttagaacaTATCCATCAAAATTTTGAAGTGCAGATTTGAGAAAATTCAGTTTGGATGAATCTCTGACTTGTTTATTATTGATTGCTGCCATAGTTTATATACAAAGTGGACCACGAAATTGAAGGCAAACATTATGcctcaatataagaaacagagcctcaatataagaaacaaaatcTAACTTCAGATATATATCACAGAATTAGAAGTATACAGCTGTACAGGTAAGGgtcttcaacactccccctcaagttggAGCATGTAGATCACGAATGCCTAACTTGCCAAGCAGATGATGAAACTGACTGTTGCCGAGTGCTTTGTGAAGAGATCACCAATCTGATCAGTTGAACGAACATAAGCAGTATGGAGTTATTGCTCAGCAATCGTGTCAAGACCCCATCCGTAGGCCCGTGACCGatactagggaatgggtaggcgtaaggccaacgagtcccgtagtaagcttggcactcacaactcaaacaaatctcatcttaacttttactattattaatgcCATAATTTAtagtaacattaaattttacacaattaaatcgGACTGCTAGAAGAACTAGGCGATACCTGAAtctcaaaaaatttacaactgatacatctactattactactgcggaaaatccaagatttaccaatttatataccaaatcaaatttatcattcgatgatgaaggagtcgggttactagataagagtcgTGGGAAGACTAATAGTCACGGATctgaaaaaaatagtaaattgagactgtcagtctcgagagtaagttaaaatcaaataatctagagactattgcatccttcacaaaaaatattaattatttgaatcaGTATATTAAACCATACATATAAATACaactcatattataatcataccataataaataaataaataaaaatatatttttacttttacgggacgagtggctcagcagaaccctaactCCAAATTCcagtagccttttggctcttttaatccaataagactggcacccagagagcaatgctcgaccagggaccttacctccagtctggtcacttaaatatccaaatatgccagcgcccagagagcaatgctcgaccaaggacctttactccggcatctcattctaataggactggcgcccagagagcgaagctcgaccaaggTCTTTAACTCCAGTTCGGTCACTTAATATTCACTATCTGCCTAAGCCTTTCAGccctcttattccaataagactgacgcccagagagcaatgctcgaccagggaccttacctccagtctggtcacttagatATACAAATAAGCCAGCGtccagagagcaatgcacgaccagggaccttatctccagcaatttactcaaattagcccagagagccatgctcgaccagggcaaaactcataataatcttattacctgtccacgatcattaccggtgcgcacacagtcctgatgtaacccaccAGGTGGCATATTCTACAaggccacatttcccaaatcgcaaccATCACATTTAAGGTAAAGCAACGTGCAATCTgtaaggaaaaagaataacgtttgtattattataacattactaataataatatttatattattttcaataattattaatcaagtgaaatcatttatattgcgatactaataatcatattaaacataaattctaaaataacatattaaaatcaggcttagcaatagtgcaataattaaatgactttaactcacagaatcgAGCGACCttctagctctgctccggtgcctcggttggagtgagccgaacagacagatcatctaatcacggaaaataatttatcaattatgttGAACAATTACAATtgaccctaggtctagattcctaggactgactatctaagaatctcgacttggtaaattctatcaaaaattCAACAGAACCTTCCttacaacacggacatttatCCCTCGTAAAACaggtccaggacctgctagaaaaacacttcaaaaatcCAACAATCCAAATAATAGGAGTCGAGTCCCCaaacttcattatttttcccgactccgctacacaacacaaaacacgaggcatgcaaactgacagacaattaatTTTGACTTATAAAGATAATACTCAGCATAATcaatagacacacaattacactaagaattccaaaattaacggccagagaaaattaccgagacgcctAATCGCTCAGGTCGACttgcctccagccgccggagtctgATCGACAATTCGAACTCACCAttggactcgaaacgacgcgctgacgATGATCCTTGCTTCCaatttttcgatctgacacccgatcatccgaagagatttacggacgatctcgaccgtcgatttgaaaacgaagtccgatcgccacaaaactggtgccattgtgaagcttgagctgaggagagtcgggatacgtcctccgatcgtccatcatCCGCCAAAGCTCGTCGAAAAAGCTGAAAAACACCGACTGacccctactttctctctccactggatcttccgtctccggtCACCACAGGCATCGCCGCTGCTGCCAAAAGAGAGCCCTcgccgagaggagccgatcgccacggCTGAAAAGGCCGGCCGGAACGGCCTCCTACGCGATTCCAGCCGCCATTCTCCAGCGCTCACTCGCCACCTGCACTGGCCGCCACCGACGACCCACGCCGTCGCcttccctttcttcttcttcgacCATCaccctctctctttctctcccaATCTTCTTTCTCTGTCCCCGatccctcttttcttttcttcttctccatatcGATATTAGGCtcctgaactttttcttattacaatttggccCCTTAACTTTCtcaattacttacaatttcatcctgcagaatttccaaataacccccaaacttttctttagcctttcaattaagcccctagctaattaatttgggccaaattagaattattgaaaatgcacaattatatatatatccctgCCGACACAagtatttacaaaaataccaagcatacaaatttccattaaaaccccatattaatgaaattatacttttaattctcatccaaaaataattttacaattaagtcctacacataattaaattaaataatcaatttactaattatttccaacttaaaatttaataccactagttaattaaaGTACCAATTTCtccataattcttttataaaaacatcatttacaatttctaccataattttcccatatataattttatttaaatatatatatatatatatatatatatatataaaattggaaaaaatttgaataaccaaaatataattatttcccaataatttacttaatcaattttttaaaaattcaaactaataggATATAGAAAGAATGGCTCCTTTATtagtctaatattaaaattcaaaatttacatttaaattattcCAACTAGAccaagtaaaaattaaatcaaattaattttaaataaaaactcattattaaatatataaaattccgGGTATTATAAATCGATTCCGAATGAAGTGACAATCAATTTCTATGTGCTTCATTCGTTCATGGAAAACGGGATTCGCTGCTATGTGTAAGGCTGCTTCATTGTCACAAATGAGAGTCATGGCATTTGGTAATTTAACTTTGAGATTAAGAAGCAAAGCA
The sequence above is drawn from the Ricinus communis isolate WT05 ecotype wild-type chromosome 7, ASM1957865v1, whole genome shotgun sequence genome and encodes:
- the LOC8264181 gene encoding UPF0496 protein At2g18630; translation: MMGGQFSKKKGVANPTPPPPPPPPLKINSNSQYTADLTSYEDACMLDPDLQAFDTTLHERTNRVLNSLSTGVEVRSLSFNSLKEVTNCLLDMNQDVVNVILQCKEDIWDNKELSALVKEYFESSAKTLDFCAALESCLKRARNSQLIIQVALRRFEEEVALHDGVVETKYVKTLEELRNFKAAGDPFTDEFYILFQSVYRQQVSMLQKLQLRKKKLDKKMKSMAVPIVVDKWCNSLWNGYMKALKGQKELVISLQVGTFIVIQDMDNIRILVNKLEAEIDALLQNVNIAVINEDAFEIVKIVIDDIKKKLEGFMQTIEDLGEHASKCSHDIRQARTVILQRIIRYPDR